One genomic segment of Chitinophaga sancti includes these proteins:
- a CDS encoding SusC/RagA family TonB-linked outer membrane protein produces MKRALLFFTMLMVSVTLTYAQQRQVTGKVTGPDGSPVPFATVQIKGTNTGTTTDQDGFFKLNAKPDAVLIIRSVGYIAQNIPVGSSGTVNIALKSDDQNLQEVVVTALNVKRNKNELPYSAQIVAPEDLNRTRDVNITTSLAGKVSGLEIRKNNTLGGSTNIVLRGAKSLTGNNQALFVVDGVPIDNSNTNTKDQTEGVGGYDYGNAAADINPDDVESVSVLKGAAATALYGSRASNGVVMITTKKGARGFGVTFNTGVNVGKYDPSTFAKYQNKYGAGYGSGYGSPDGYFYYTDVNGDGVDDRVVPVTEDASYGGKFDPTLQVYHWDAFYDKSPNYMKTRPWVAASNNPSALFETAIGTNNSISIDGASDKGYFKLGYTKFIDKGIMPNSRIAKDLINFGASYNISNKLTASASVNSSIIDGLGRYGTGYDSKNLMTNMREWWQTNVDVKEQKDMYFVEKRNITWNQADVGALNPIFWDNPYWTRYENYETDGRTRHFGNISLNYKATDWLDIVGRVSLDNYNEHQEERSAIGSIDVSKFSEFKRSFSEYNYDLMLNFNKNITQDLTFKGILGGNVRQTNISSILSSTNGGLLIPRLYALLNTANPMEAPTEIATREEVDGIYAAANFGLKELLFLDLTLRRDQSSTLPKGNNSYYYPSASLGFVFSKLIPEATWLSNGKVRVNWAEVGNTAPPLYTQNYYDVPTGIDGVALGSVGGTKYNPDLKPEKTKSFEAGLEMSFLNNRLGFDATYYKQNTVDQIVPLPVSTSTGYDYKVINAGNIQNQGIELSVFGTPVKTKDFSWTINVNWSRNRNKVVSLPGIDKLQIGDFQGGITVNAVVGQPYGTITGSDYIYKDGQKVVDADGYYEITGTSNHTIGNVNPDWIGSVSNTVKYKNLALSFLIDVRHGGDMFNMDMYYGLATGLFPETALVNDLGNESRAPLSEGGGVILPGVTDDGKPNATRIANDYGVYGYYYNADKAFVYDASYVKLREVSLTYSLPTSLIRHINPFKGIDLSLTGRNLWIIHKNMPYADPDDAMSSGNAQGFMVGSYPSVRTFGANLRLRF; encoded by the coding sequence ATGAAAAGAGCGTTACTCTTTTTCACCATGCTCATGGTGAGTGTAACCCTGACGTATGCGCAACAGCGCCAGGTTACAGGGAAAGTCACCGGCCCGGACGGTTCACCTGTACCTTTTGCTACTGTACAAATCAAAGGAACAAACACTGGGACAACCACAGATCAGGATGGATTTTTCAAACTGAACGCAAAACCAGATGCCGTATTGATTATTCGCAGCGTAGGATATATAGCACAGAACATTCCGGTAGGTTCATCCGGTACTGTCAACATCGCATTGAAATCTGATGACCAAAACCTCCAGGAAGTAGTAGTAACCGCTCTGAACGTAAAGAGAAATAAAAACGAACTGCCTTACTCTGCACAGATAGTGGCTCCTGAAGACTTAAACAGAACAAGAGATGTGAACATTACTACCTCACTGGCCGGTAAAGTTTCAGGTCTTGAAATCCGTAAAAATAATACCCTGGGTGGTTCCACGAATATCGTACTGCGTGGCGCCAAATCCCTGACAGGCAACAACCAGGCTCTTTTCGTAGTAGATGGTGTACCTATCGATAACTCTAACACCAACACCAAAGATCAGACAGAAGGTGTGGGTGGTTATGACTATGGTAACGCTGCCGCAGATATCAACCCGGACGATGTAGAATCAGTGAGTGTACTGAAAGGTGCCGCTGCTACTGCATTGTACGGTTCCCGCGCTTCCAATGGTGTGGTAATGATCACGACCAAAAAAGGTGCAAGAGGATTTGGTGTTACCTTCAATACAGGTGTGAATGTAGGTAAGTACGATCCTTCCACATTTGCAAAATATCAAAACAAATATGGAGCTGGTTATGGCTCTGGTTACGGTTCTCCGGATGGTTACTTCTACTACACCGATGTAAATGGTGATGGCGTAGATGACCGCGTAGTACCAGTTACAGAAGATGCTTCCTATGGTGGTAAGTTCGATCCTACTTTACAGGTATACCATTGGGATGCTTTTTATGACAAGTCACCCAACTACATGAAGACCCGTCCATGGGTTGCTGCCAGCAACAATCCAAGCGCACTGTTCGAAACTGCTATAGGTACCAACAACAGCATTTCAATAGATGGTGCCAGCGATAAAGGTTATTTCAAACTGGGCTATACCAAATTTATTGACAAAGGTATTATGCCAAACAGCCGTATTGCAAAGGATCTCATCAACTTCGGCGCTTCTTACAACATCTCCAACAAGTTAACCGCAAGTGCATCTGTCAACTCTTCTATCATCGATGGTCTGGGCCGTTACGGTACAGGTTATGACTCCAAAAACCTCATGACAAACATGAGAGAATGGTGGCAAACCAACGTAGATGTGAAGGAACAGAAAGACATGTACTTTGTTGAAAAGCGTAACATCACCTGGAACCAGGCAGATGTTGGTGCGCTGAACCCTATCTTCTGGGATAACCCTTACTGGACAAGATATGAGAACTATGAAACTGATGGCCGTACCCGTCACTTCGGCAACATCAGCCTGAACTATAAAGCAACTGACTGGTTAGACATCGTAGGCCGTGTATCATTGGATAATTACAATGAACACCAGGAAGAAAGATCCGCAATCGGTTCTATCGATGTTTCAAAATTCAGCGAATTCAAACGTTCCTTCAGCGAGTATAACTACGACCTGATGCTGAACTTCAACAAGAATATTACCCAGGACCTGACCTTCAAAGGTATTCTGGGTGGGAACGTAAGACAGACTAATATTAGCTCTATCTTATCTTCTACCAACGGCGGTCTCCTCATCCCTCGTTTGTATGCCCTGCTGAATACAGCAAACCCAATGGAGGCACCTACCGAAATCGCTACCAGAGAAGAAGTAGATGGCATTTATGCCGCTGCCAATTTCGGCCTGAAAGAATTATTATTCCTGGATCTGACCCTGAGAAGGGATCAGTCTTCCACACTTCCTAAAGGCAACAATAGTTACTATTATCCCTCTGCCTCTCTTGGCTTTGTATTCTCTAAGCTGATACCGGAAGCTACCTGGTTATCCAATGGTAAAGTAAGAGTAAACTGGGCAGAAGTAGGTAACACTGCACCCCCATTGTATACTCAAAACTATTACGATGTGCCAACTGGTATCGATGGGGTAGCATTAGGTTCAGTAGGTGGTACCAAGTATAATCCTGATCTGAAACCAGAAAAAACAAAGAGTTTCGAAGCCGGTCTGGAAATGTCTTTCCTGAATAACCGTTTAGGTTTCGATGCGACTTACTACAAACAAAATACCGTTGACCAGATCGTACCATTACCAGTTTCCACATCCACTGGTTACGATTACAAAGTGATCAACGCTGGTAACATCCAGAACCAGGGTATTGAATTGTCTGTATTCGGTACACCTGTAAAAACAAAAGACTTCTCCTGGACAATTAATGTAAACTGGTCCCGCAACCGAAATAAGGTAGTATCATTACCTGGTATTGACAAATTGCAGATTGGTGACTTCCAGGGTGGTATTACTGTAAATGCAGTCGTAGGCCAGCCTTACGGAACTATTACTGGCTCTGACTATATCTACAAAGATGGCCAGAAGGTGGTAGATGCAGATGGCTACTATGAAATCACTGGTACCTCCAACCATACTATTGGTAATGTAAACCCTGACTGGATTGGTAGTGTCTCCAACACAGTTAAATATAAAAACCTGGCGCTGAGCTTCCTGATCGACGTACGTCATGGTGGCGACATGTTCAACATGGATATGTACTATGGTCTGGCTACAGGTCTCTTCCCTGAAACAGCACTTGTCAATGATCTGGGCAATGAGTCGAGAGCACCTCTCAGCGAAGGCGGTGGTGTAATTCTGCCTGGTGTAACTGATGATGGTAAACCCAATGCTACACGTATTGCCAACGATTATGGTGTATATGGTTACTACTACAATGCAGACAAAGCATTCGTATACGATGCGAGCTATGTAAAACTGCGTGAAGTATCGCTGACATACTCTTTACCAACATCTTTGATCAGGCACATCAATCCTTTCAAAGGCATAGATCTTTCACTGACAGGTCGTAACCTGTGGATCATACATAAGAACATGCCTTATGCAGATCCTGATGATGCAATGAGCTCCGGTAACGCACAGGGCTTTATGGTGGGTAGCTACCCTTCCGTAAGAACTTTTGGTGCTAACCTGAGATTACGTTTCTAA
- a CDS encoding helix-hairpin-helix domain-containing protein: protein MPLLVYARQEDDIVNDDMQWQQLEVYKKHPLSLNRADIAELTSLGLLTSLQIDELINYKKQFGNLLSIYELQAVPGFDETTIQLVLPYVTVAENIKPDKSPITLLARKDLFRYRSSTIGMQLKKDNYSAYYFIKNHRKIKALAIGDFTVNMGQGLINWQAYALGKNSMITHIKREGEIIRGSNTSGVNRGAAITLQQGHWETTGIVSLHQLGANVSYKLPQAHIGINWLEHNVSMDYAISIRNYHLFGELAVNHRTATIIGMLTSVGKSADLALFYRNYNTNYQPIHANAMGENSSPVNEEGLYTGISIHTIKHWQLDAYADIFHFPRLQYKTNVPTDGQELFASLTYTPDKETRIYFRYQYKQKFQQSKGNEFIPPMIETRHENYRFQLTLSPAKDWTWKTRVEANTWQDDSGNQYGGLYQQELAWQFPKWPLRCTLNYIWYSTGGTATRFYIPDRSVLYDYNLSQLYGKGAKQSCTLRWKQKKHWQAWARIEIKGTLTMQVVYTV from the coding sequence ATGCCATTATTAGTATACGCAAGACAGGAAGATGATATTGTCAATGATGATATGCAATGGCAACAGCTGGAAGTATACAAAAAACATCCTTTATCACTGAACAGGGCAGACATTGCTGAACTCACTTCATTAGGGCTGTTAACTTCATTACAAATTGATGAATTGATCAATTATAAAAAGCAATTCGGCAACCTGTTAAGCATCTATGAATTACAAGCTGTGCCTGGGTTTGATGAAACAACTATTCAGTTAGTATTACCCTATGTAACAGTCGCAGAAAATATCAAACCAGACAAAAGTCCAATCACCTTACTGGCAAGAAAAGACCTGTTCCGATATCGTAGTTCTACCATAGGCATGCAGCTGAAAAAGGATAATTATAGTGCTTACTATTTCATCAAAAATCACAGGAAAATAAAAGCCTTAGCGATCGGAGATTTTACTGTAAACATGGGACAAGGTTTGATTAACTGGCAGGCATATGCACTGGGCAAAAACAGCATGATCACACACATCAAAAGAGAAGGAGAGATCATAAGAGGTTCAAATACCAGTGGTGTGAATAGAGGCGCCGCCATTACATTGCAACAAGGTCATTGGGAGACCACCGGTATTGTATCTCTACATCAGTTGGGCGCAAATGTCTCTTATAAATTACCACAGGCACACATTGGCATCAACTGGCTGGAACATAATGTCAGCATGGATTACGCCATCTCCATCCGCAACTATCATCTATTCGGCGAGCTGGCTGTCAATCATCGCACAGCTACCATCATAGGTATGCTCACAAGTGTTGGTAAGAGCGCAGACCTTGCCCTGTTTTACAGAAATTACAACACAAACTATCAACCCATTCATGCCAATGCAATGGGAGAAAATTCAAGTCCTGTCAATGAAGAAGGATTGTACACAGGGATCAGTATACACACTATTAAACACTGGCAACTGGATGCCTATGCAGACATCTTCCACTTCCCAAGATTGCAATATAAAACCAACGTACCTACGGACGGACAGGAATTATTTGCATCGCTGACCTACACACCTGATAAAGAAACACGAATCTACTTCAGGTACCAATACAAACAAAAATTCCAGCAATCAAAAGGGAATGAATTTATTCCACCGATGATTGAAACCCGCCATGAAAATTACAGGTTTCAACTCACATTATCCCCAGCCAAAGACTGGACGTGGAAAACACGTGTAGAAGCAAACACCTGGCAGGATGATAGTGGCAACCAGTACGGAGGTCTATACCAGCAGGAACTGGCCTGGCAGTTCCCCAAATGGCCACTGCGCTGTACGCTTAATTACATCTGGTATAGCACAGGAGGTACTGCTACCCGCTTTTATATTCCAGACAGAAGCGTGCTATACGATTATAATTTGTCTCAATTGTATGGCAAAGGAGCGAAGCAAAGTTGTACCCTCCGATGGAAGCAAAAGAAACATTGGCAGGCATGGGCGAGAATTGAAATAAAGGGAACTTTGACAATGCAGGTAGTCTATACTGTGTAG
- a CDS encoding deoxynucleoside kinase — protein MAKNNKLKHIAIAGNIGAGKTTLTELLAKHYKWDPQFEDVEHNPYLNDFYEDMPRWSFNLQVYFLHGRLKQLLEIQNGNDIVIQDRTIYEDAHIFAPNLYEMGLMTKRDFDNYFNFFETLKSMVKPPDLLIYLKASVPTLVAQIQKRGREYEENIRLDYLKRLNEYYNNWIERYTEGPLLIIDIDKNKFPESDEDLGEIISKIDSQLHGLF, from the coding sequence ATGGCAAAAAATAACAAGCTCAAACACATCGCGATAGCCGGGAACATTGGTGCCGGTAAGACCACACTTACTGAACTGCTAGCAAAGCATTACAAATGGGATCCCCAGTTTGAAGATGTAGAGCACAATCCATATCTTAATGATTTCTATGAGGATATGCCGCGCTGGTCCTTCAACCTGCAAGTGTATTTCCTACATGGAAGATTGAAACAACTGTTGGAAATTCAGAATGGCAATGATATTGTGATTCAGGATCGTACCATCTATGAAGATGCGCACATCTTTGCTCCTAACCTGTATGAGATGGGGCTGATGACAAAGCGCGACTTTGACAACTACTTTAATTTCTTTGAGACGCTGAAGTCAATGGTGAAACCACCGGATCTGCTGATCTATCTCAAAGCTTCTGTACCTACCCTGGTGGCACAGATTCAGAAGAGAGGAAGAGAGTATGAAGAGAATATCCGACTGGACTACCTGAAGCGACTGAATGAATATTATAATAACTGGATAGAAAGATATACAGAAGGACCTTTGTTGATCATTGATATCGATAAAAATAAGTTTCCGGAGAGTGATGAAGATTTAGGTGAGATTATTTCGAAGATTGATTCACAGCTGCACGGGCTGTTTTGA
- the trpS gene encoding tryptophan--tRNA ligase produces MANKEIVVSGIRSTGFLHLGNYFGAIRNYVKMQEAYNCYFFVADWHSLTTHPDPKDLRGNVYRVLAENIASGLDPEKVALYVQSDIPEIAELYLLLNMMAYKGELERVPTFKDKVRLQPENVNAGLLTYPVLMSADILVHRAVKVPVGKDQEQHLEMARNFAKRFNERYGELFPEPVPFNFGDNLIRIASLDGTGKMSKSENQMATLYLSDSDQLIREKMMKAKSATGKEEDGSMPEAVANLFSLMEQVSTPDVIAHFMKTFEDGTIRYGDMKKQLGEDMVKFIAPIREKAKSLQEDPAYLNKIMRHGAEKARESAAQTLQQARKLIGINYY; encoded by the coding sequence ATGGCAAACAAAGAGATAGTAGTAAGCGGTATCCGCTCTACCGGTTTTTTACACTTAGGTAATTATTTCGGCGCAATCCGCAATTATGTAAAGATGCAGGAGGCCTATAACTGTTATTTTTTCGTAGCAGACTGGCATTCCCTGACGACCCATCCTGATCCCAAAGACCTGCGTGGTAATGTTTACCGCGTACTGGCTGAAAATATAGCTTCGGGCCTCGACCCGGAAAAGGTAGCGCTCTACGTACAGAGCGATATCCCTGAGATCGCAGAATTGTACCTGTTGCTCAATATGATGGCTTACAAAGGCGAACTGGAGAGGGTACCTACTTTTAAGGACAAGGTACGCCTTCAACCAGAAAACGTTAATGCCGGTCTACTTACTTATCCTGTACTCATGAGTGCCGATATCCTCGTGCACCGTGCTGTAAAAGTGCCGGTAGGTAAAGATCAGGAACAGCACCTGGAAATGGCACGCAACTTTGCAAAGCGTTTTAACGAACGTTATGGAGAGCTATTCCCTGAACCGGTTCCATTTAACTTTGGTGATAACCTGATAAGGATCGCAAGCCTCGATGGTACTGGCAAAATGAGTAAGAGTGAGAACCAGATGGCTACTTTGTACCTGTCTGACAGTGATCAGTTGATCAGAGAGAAAATGATGAAGGCAAAGTCTGCCACAGGTAAAGAAGAAGATGGTAGCATGCCGGAAGCGGTCGCAAACCTCTTTAGCCTCATGGAGCAGGTATCTACCCCGGATGTAATCGCCCACTTTATGAAAACTTTCGAAGACGGTACTATCCGTTACGGCGACATGAAAAAGCAATTGGGCGAGGACATGGTGAAATTTATTGCACCTATCCGCGAAAAAGCCAAATCATTGCAGGAAGATCCGGCCTACCTGAACAAAATTATGCGCCATGGAGCTGAGAAAGCGAGAGAAAGTGCGGCACAGACTTTGCAGCAAGCGAGAAAACTCATCGGAATTAACTATTACTGA
- the gatC gene encoding Asp-tRNA(Asn)/Glu-tRNA(Gln) amidotransferase subunit GatC, translating to MEVNEQLVDQLADLARLEFTPAEKTSIQGDLQRMITFVEKLNELDTTEVKPLLHMTADRNVYREDKVVPSITREEGLQNAPAANDQYFKVPKVIKK from the coding sequence ATGGAAGTGAACGAACAGCTGGTAGATCAATTAGCAGACCTGGCAAGACTTGAATTTACCCCGGCGGAAAAAACATCCATCCAGGGAGATTTACAGAGAATGATCACCTTTGTGGAAAAACTGAATGAACTGGATACCACAGAGGTTAAGCCATTATTGCACATGACTGCCGATCGTAATGTGTACCGTGAGGATAAAGTGGTTCCTTCCATCACCCGGGAAGAAGGCTTACAAAATGCACCCGCAGCCAATGATCAATACTTTAAAGTTCCTAAAGTGATCAAAAAGTAA
- a CDS encoding ABC transporter ATP-binding protein, with the protein MRPQSVIHLEDIRKSYYMGSNELPVLKGINMDIFKNEYVALMGPSGSGKSTLMNMLGALDTPTSGKYILNGHDVSTMEDDDLARVRNKEIGFVFQQFNLMPRLTAYENVAVPLIYAGISKKEREEKAIYMLEKVGLGERYKHKPNELSGGQCQRVAIARALVNDPSIILADEPTGNLDTKTSVEIMEIFGQIHASGNTVVLVTHEEDIAAHAKRIIRLRDGLIESDRSVEDSMLVKA; encoded by the coding sequence ATGCGCCCACAATCCGTCATCCATTTAGAAGATATCCGTAAAAGCTATTACATGGGTTCTAATGAATTACCCGTGCTGAAAGGTATTAACATGGACATTTTCAAAAATGAATATGTTGCCCTCATGGGCCCTTCCGGTTCCGGAAAGTCTACCTTAATGAATATGCTCGGGGCACTCGATACCCCTACCAGCGGAAAATATATCCTGAATGGCCATGATGTAAGCACAATGGAAGATGATGACCTGGCCAGGGTACGGAATAAGGAAATCGGCTTTGTATTCCAGCAATTTAACCTCATGCCCCGCCTCACCGCGTACGAAAATGTGGCCGTGCCACTGATCTATGCAGGTATCAGCAAAAAGGAAAGAGAGGAAAAAGCCATCTATATGCTGGAAAAAGTAGGTCTGGGAGAGCGTTACAAACATAAACCCAACGAGCTTTCCGGTGGTCAGTGTCAGCGTGTGGCTATTGCCCGCGCACTGGTAAATGACCCTTCCATTATTCTGGCGGATGAGCCTACTGGTAACCTCGATACCAAAACTTCCGTGGAAATCATGGAGATCTTCGGACAGATCCATGCCTCCGGCAATACGGTTGTACTCGTTACACATGAAGAAGACATTGCTGCCCACGCCAAAAGAATTATCCGGCTCAGGGATGGTCTGATTGAATCAGACAGATCTGTAGAGGATAGTATGCTGGTCAAAGCGTAA
- a CDS encoding cob(I)yrinic acid a,c-diamide adenosyltransferase: protein MSFKIYTKTGDKGQTSLIGGTKVSKSSLRIDAYGTVDELNSYIGLVSDYISFDGNMVAFLREIQDRLFTVGASLACDPEKDIKMRIPDLYEKDVQVLEASIDAMNEELPEMKSFILPGGHVAVSTAHVARCVCRRAERLVVRVQENEEFIAPLVLQYLNRLSDHLFVLARWIGHRLKVEEIKWTPRVGA, encoded by the coding sequence ATGTCATTTAAGATTTACACCAAAACCGGCGACAAAGGACAGACCTCCCTGATCGGGGGTACTAAAGTTTCCAAGAGCAGCCTTCGCATTGATGCTTATGGCACGGTAGACGAGCTCAATTCTTATATTGGGCTGGTGAGTGATTATATCTCTTTTGATGGAAATATGGTCGCTTTTCTGCGCGAAATACAGGATCGTTTGTTTACAGTGGGAGCTTCACTGGCCTGTGATCCTGAAAAAGATATTAAAATGCGTATTCCGGATCTGTATGAGAAAGATGTACAGGTGCTGGAAGCCAGCATTGATGCCATGAATGAGGAACTGCCGGAGATGAAATCATTTATTCTGCCCGGTGGGCATGTGGCGGTGTCTACAGCGCATGTAGCCCGTTGTGTATGCCGGAGGGCAGAGCGCTTAGTGGTAAGGGTACAGGAGAATGAGGAGTTTATAGCACCATTGGTACTACAATATTTAAACCGGCTGAGCGATCATCTTTTCGTATTAGCAAGATGGATAGGCCACCGGTTGAAGGTGGAGGAGATTAAGTGGACGCCGAGGGTGGGAGCGTAG
- a CDS encoding ABC transporter ATP-binding protein, giving the protein MLTARNLTKNYSNLPVLKGVDVTVNKGEIVTIVGSSGAGKSTLLHILGTLDTPTSGEVWLNDVNLTALKGNALADFRNRHMGFIFQFHHLLPEFTAIENVCVPGFIAGHNKNEVKKRAAFLLETLGLADRMDHKPNELSGGEQQRVAVARALINNPDIVMADEPTGNLDSHNARELHQLFFQLRDQFKQTFIIVTHNEELAPLSDRQLVMKDGKML; this is encoded by the coding sequence ATGCTGACCGCACGCAATCTTACCAAAAATTATTCCAACTTACCCGTTTTGAAGGGAGTGGATGTAACTGTGAACAAAGGAGAGATCGTTACGATAGTAGGATCTTCCGGAGCTGGGAAAAGCACCCTGCTGCACATTCTGGGTACCCTGGATACGCCTACCTCCGGAGAGGTATGGCTGAATGATGTGAACCTGACAGCACTCAAAGGCAATGCACTGGCTGATTTTCGTAACCGACACATGGGATTTATTTTTCAGTTCCATCATCTTTTACCTGAATTTACCGCGATAGAAAACGTTTGTGTACCGGGTTTTATAGCCGGTCATAATAAGAATGAAGTCAAAAAAAGGGCCGCTTTTTTGTTGGAAACTTTAGGCCTGGCTGACAGAATGGATCATAAACCCAACGAATTGTCAGGCGGGGAGCAACAAAGAGTGGCAGTTGCCAGGGCGCTGATCAATAACCCGGATATCGTAATGGCCGATGAGCCCACCGGTAACCTGGATTCGCACAATGCCCGGGAGCTGCACCAGCTGTTTTTCCAGCTGAGAGACCAGTTTAAGCAAACCTTTATCATCGTTACCCACAATGAGGAGCTGGCACCGTTGAGTGACAGGCAACTGGTCATGAAGGACGGGAAGATGCTCTAA
- a CDS encoding DUF2795 domain-containing protein — protein MYWTLELASYLEDAPWPATKDELIDYAIRSGAPIEVIENLQELEDEGEIYEGIEDIWSDYPSQDDFFFNEDEY, from the coding sequence ATGTACTGGACCTTAGAATTAGCTTCATACCTGGAGGATGCTCCATGGCCAGCTACTAAAGACGAATTAATTGATTACGCCATCCGTTCCGGTGCACCGATTGAAGTGATTGAGAATCTTCAGGAACTGGAAGACGAAGGTGAAATTTATGAGGGAATAGAAGATATCTGGTCTGATTATCCGTCACAGGATGACTTCTTCTTTAATGAAGACGAATATTAG
- a CDS encoding enoyl-ACP reductase, with product MAYNLLKGKKGIIFGALDENSIAWATALRCVEEGAEIVLTNAPIALRMGEINKLAEITNAPVIPADVTSLEDLNNLFTKSMEHFGGKIDFVLHSVGMSLNVRKGKPYTDLDYDFSHKTFDISAMSLHRVLQTAYKLDALNEWASVVALTYIAAQRVFPDYSEMADAKSLLESIARSFGYHYGISKKVRINTISQSPTRTTAGSGVKGFEGFINYAEKMSPLGNATAKQCADYTVSLFSDLTRMVTMQNLFHDGGFSSTGVTMDVMLQMEK from the coding sequence ATGGCTTATAACTTATTAAAAGGAAAGAAGGGTATCATATTTGGTGCATTGGATGAAAATTCCATTGCCTGGGCAACCGCACTTCGCTGTGTGGAAGAGGGCGCTGAAATCGTGTTGACAAATGCACCTATCGCTTTACGTATGGGAGAGATCAACAAATTGGCAGAAATTACCAATGCTCCTGTAATACCAGCAGATGTGACCAGCCTTGAAGACCTGAACAATCTGTTCACTAAATCCATGGAGCATTTTGGCGGTAAAATAGACTTCGTACTGCACTCTGTAGGTATGAGCCTCAACGTGCGTAAAGGAAAGCCTTATACTGACCTCGACTACGACTTCTCCCATAAAACCTTTGATATTTCAGCGATGTCCCTTCACCGTGTGTTGCAAACAGCTTATAAGCTGGACGCACTGAACGAGTGGGCTTCTGTAGTAGCACTGACTTACATCGCTGCACAGCGTGTATTTCCAGACTACAGTGAAATGGCTGATGCAAAATCCCTGCTGGAATCAATAGCACGTAGCTTCGGTTATCACTATGGTATCAGCAAAAAGGTACGTATCAACACAATTTCTCAGTCACCTACCCGTACTACTGCTGGTAGCGGTGTAAAAGGTTTTGAAGGTTTTATCAACTATGCTGAGAAAATGAGCCCATTGGGTAATGCAACGGCCAAACAATGTGCTGACTATACCGTATCACTGTTCTCTGACCTGACAAGGATGGTGACCATGCAGAACCTGTTCCATGACGGTGGATTCTCTTCTACCGGTGTAACGATGGATGTGATGCTGCAGATGGAAAAATAA